A segment of the Elaeis guineensis isolate ETL-2024a chromosome 6, EG11, whole genome shotgun sequence genome:
GCTTTGGTTGTCTGATTGGGGTGAGAAAGACTTGGCCTCCAATAAATAAGGGAAGGACAACATACCAAGTTACCGCAGTTTGAGGTCCCAAAAGCACTGAAAAGCAAATGAAAGGTTTCTAAGTTGCTCACTGATTGAATGAAACTTGGCATTATCTGGTGACTCTGACAGAGTTTGAACGAGAATTTAGCAAAATCACATCATGTTGGTATTGTTTCACAGCCTTGTTATAACTCAGAAGATTATTGGCTATGATCCACTGACTAGTGTTTGTCGTTCGATTCATTGTCATCAATTATTACGAGTTATCGGATAGTCTGGTACTTAATGTACATTACTATTGATAATCAAGAAAATCAAATACTATAACTAAAATGAATGTCATGAACTTTTATCCGTCCAAACTTAGTAACACACAAGTCGATGGAGTATTATTAAGGTATTAATATTCACCCATTCAATTATTTAGTATGAAGGCCAATTAGGTGCAAGTGCAAAAATGCAATTATAGGGACATCATCAATTGTCACATTGAGTAGATGCGTAAATCTCGACTCTACAGCATGCTTTTTGTCCCATCATAGCGATAGTTTTGAGGAAAAGACGAGCTAATACATCACAAAACTATATTGACGTACATAtacactatttttatttttaacaattattctaaattaaagaagaaaacatTATCCTAATTCAAAATATTATCTTCCTTCAATACTGATtctaatcttgaaatattgaacaaGAATATCCATCTTAACTAATGTGAATTGGTGCTTAAGCAAGCGACCGTAGTGCTCTACTTACACAACTAATGATTCTGGATTTGATTCTTGAAAGGTGCACTCCCAAATTCTACACTTGGATAATTGGAGCATGGATAGGTCTCCCTTTCCTTTCTATCTAATTTGTCTTCTTTTCCCCTACTTTTTAGCAACTGATCAAGGTTTAAATGTTAGGACTATTTGGGACAACCATGATTGCTCATGGCGGCTACATGTTGGTTTGCTGTCATTATAGTTTTATGTGCTAGAGGCTATAAGagtaaaataaaaagatttatgtaCTAGAAGAAAGAGTTACTGATATGTGAAATTGTGATTAGATAGCATGGCATCATTTATGACCGCATGCTAGGTTTGTGGCGCATTAATTGGTTGTTTTTAAACTCCTTAAATAATTTTCGATAAAAAAAGGAATGTAATCACAACCAATGTGCGCCTAGCTTGAGCATTTAAACGGTTAATTTATTCAGCTGCTAAGGAGACGCCAAGACAAGTGATGTGACAAGGTGAAGTGTTAAATTGCATCCTACTTCCTCTGAAACATCGAACCAAAGGACAGAAATCACCAATGTTAATTCCTAACCGATTTCATGCAAGAATTGTATGTATAGCATCCATCATGAAACAACTACCAGCTTTCAGATATTATTaggaaaataaaaatagaaatggaTGTAACAAACCAAGGAGCGATGAAGGTCCCTATAAACTCCCACTATGTTGATTAATAATACATTTGACTAAACGCCACATCTAATGTTCTCTCATGTTTTTCTGCATTCATGGGTGACGCCAAAAAATCGTTTTCTAGGAAAAGAAGAATGAAACAAAATTGAAAACTTTGATCAGGAACAAATATCAAGAATAGTCCAAAAAATGGATAAACCGAGCGGTGTTGATAGATGGAGACCTACGAACTTGTATTATAAGCAGAATGGTTTCAGTGCCATCCCTTCTCATTATCGGATGACTCTAGAAGGAAAGCAACTAAAGCAAAAGCGAAAAATCCATAACCAATGATGGAAGAGCTCCATCAATATTCTCTGAAACATTTATAAGAAGGACTCCATGCATCGTGTGGTGCTCTCAAGTCAAATAAAAGAGATAACCATCAACCAAGTCTTCCCTTGAACAAAAGAACGGCTCCCATGTCTCATGTTCAATCATTGCAAGCGAGGTCATTTTCCTTCAAAATGCCATGAATGGTTTACTGTGGACCGTAGGCTTCTAGCTGAGCTATAAGATGTCCAAGTGTGTGGTCTTGTGTTGCTGGACAGCTGTGCCATGAAGTAATTAGCGTGCGTGGATACACCATTTCCTTCTTTGATTCTTTGATTGCTTGTTTTTTTCCATTGCCATTGGTTATATGTTGCTTGAGAAACGGAATTAAGGAGACTTTGAGGAGTTAATAGAGTTTGGATCACGAAAAGAGTTGGCAGTTGGCACCTAACGAGACACGGGCTAAAGACTGCTACCGGTGTCCAAGATTCCTTTGGGCGGTGTCGGAAGGCTAAAGGGATCGCAACCGGGGCAGGGGCCGTGGGGTGCGCCGAGTTGGACGAGCCACTTGGTTGCTACGCAAACACatttttagatttcaaaaaaaaaaaaaaaaaaaagtgttaaCATGCAATCATTAGACTCCTGATTTCTTATGAAAACAGTCTTCTGCTCTCGTCCTCAATTTGCTTAATATAATTGTACTTGTTGCCTTAAATAATGCATTAAAATCTCCTTGGAGATTGAGCGACTaggatttctaatttttttttttctaaatatcctATCTTCGTAATTTGAGTCACTCGTCAACTATGTTTTCTATTAACTACAAAACTACCATGCATGCTCCCCAAACACCTGTGAGATGAAGTCAGTAGTGATTTGAGAAGAGTGATGTCATGAGAGATTTTGGGCATATGAACtggaatttgaaaaaaaaaaagaaaaaaatctaagtATTTGTTATATGCTAATAAATAAAACGTTTTGCTGATAACTATCACGATCAGGTTAACCGACACTTAGACAACAACGTTTTTTTATTAAGAACCGAGAAACAAATTAAGATCTAGgctaggtctgataatatttggATAAAGTGATGGTTATGGCTACATTCAACCTTCAATCCATTGCAACAAGTTGCGGGTGCATGCCTTGTTGTTTATCTCCAGTTTGTTGGCTTTAAGCAAAGTTAATTATAAGGTGACGTGGCAGGTATCCATTTTTCTAAGATGACCATGGTGTTATTCAGTTGTCAAACAGTGCCTTGATATGGATAGTGACAACTCTACCTTACTTAGAAGCCGAAAAGATGATTGTCTCTAAGATATCATTCATGGATTTGTAAATGAAAAGTTTGAATGAGGTGGCAACAAGAGAAGATGCACTCAGCCAAACAAAAATGTGTGAAGCTGGAACTTAAAGAGTCCCATTTCTGAAAAATTGCGTCAAAATCTGTTGGCTGGTTACAATTCCCAAATAAGCTTGGGAGCTAGGAAGTTAATAGATGACCTCCCATTTGAAAGTTCACTTTGGATTGTTTTCTTAAAGGGATATAAGCTCCAAATACAATTGACAAAGTCCAATAAACACTTTTCCTTTTTTGCCCAAACATTCTTCATGAAAAGCTTTCCTCACTGATCAATATCTTCAAATGCAAGTTTCTTAGCTGCACGACAATATCCAATTTTCCCTTCCAATGCCAACATGTCCTCCTAAAACCACAATCATCCCACCATGTTAGTCCATGCTCGGTTGATTCGAGAGATGGAATGCGTATAGGATAGAAAAGATGGGGATTAGCCGTTGAAATCttaaacataaataaataaaatattattataagataaatctcattgtcaatttttttttttttcaaaaaaaggcCTAACTGAGACACATATATAATTTAACATGCTTTGACCTAACAAATTGGTCGACGTCCTGGTACATACCCAGGTTTCCCAAGACCCATGCCCACTCCAAGCAATAAGACTGAAgtcggccttttttttttttcctttttctttccaaaacatCAATGGGAGCATCAacgattataattatttgaatcaaatacttggaaaaaaaaaatctccgcaAGGTTCAAATCAAGAAAGTTGTTTACAATGGGGAGTGCAATTTCTGGGCTAGGGTCCACTATACCGTTCGGCCTGGACTATTAACAGCCCAATTACGACATTTAAACCTCATCGTTACAAGGACATGAGCTGCGAACCTAGTCAAGAATTGACAAGCGCGGCAGGTTCAACCCACAAAAAACATTAAAAAAAGACCACGTCGggaacaatctttttggaaacgTTAGCATGTGGGAATCACCAAGAAGATTCCCTTCAACCAATTATTTAATCCTTAACCAATGAAGCAAAGCAGCGGTGAACATTCTCAGGAGCGAGGTGGGCCCAACCTAAGAGCCGGGGCCCACGCTGCGTCACCATGGCGCCGGATGCCGCACTCAAACCCTTCCTCCCACCGGATCGATGACGCCATGTTAGCTCCAAGTGTGCTCACGACGACTCCAACTCCCCCATCCCACCAAAACCCCTATAAATTCCCCACCAAAGACCTCTTAGCCGGAGACCATGGAAGAGTTCCAGGAGACCGATATTTTGTGGCCCGACGGCGAGCACGACGACGACACGGTCTCGGAGAAGCAACCATCCACCCGAGAGCAACATCGACGGAAGCAGTCGGCTCCGGTCGTCATCCCCATGGCCGGAGTTGGTGCAAGTCGTTCGTGGGCGCCGCGGTGCAACTACCGCGATTCTTACCACAATAGCGAGGATGTAGatgacgacgacgacgacgatTTCGGCAGCGGCAGCGGCGGTGAGAGGACTCCACCTCACATCATTGTGGCCCGAAGAACGTCGACGGAGAAGATGGCGTTCTCGGTGTGCGTCGGCAAAGGCAGGACGCTCAAAGGACGGGATCTTTACCAAGTCAGGAACGCCATCCTTCGGATGACCGGATTCCTCGAGAGATAACAATATTAGCATACATAAATCCAAAGAAATAAGTGGGGAACTTTGTATTCTATTGATTAATTTTTCCTCGCTCATACCATCGATACTTGGAATGGTTCAAGTCAAGACTTGTATCCTTTTATTATTGTTATCAATTATTTTTACAATGTGTTTAGGAAGAAAGTATACGTAGAAGCGTGAGGAGATGTAACACAAGTTTTGAAACGGAATAAAGCGTATAGAATCTCTCTGTCTCATTTGAAGGGGCAATGGAAATTTTCAAGCTGCACCCTTTGAATTTttggttgaatttaaaattggATCTTGTTTCAATTTGGTTTAAAGTTTTAATCTTTTTATTGACTATGGGAAGGCAAGGAAGCAAGCAAATGCTTCCATTCAGCGAGTTTTTCGGGTCAATTAATAACTTTATTTCTGCTTTAATTAAGGTTGTAGATGTCTAtgggaagaaagggaaggaagcagTACTATAATCGTACTGCCACGGCTTCCATTCAACGGGTTTTCCTTTACTTATAAACAAGCTTAATGCTCCTTTGGTACACGTGAGAGATGGATTGACGGCATGAACGACTTCAAAAGAAAATTACCATGTGATTCTCAGGTGTTGTGCCGTTAAAGGGAGAGTGGTTCATCTTAGAGGGGTGAATATTGGGCACTTCCGTCTGTTAAAATTTGGTCACCTTGGTTAGCctcttaatttattatttttctctAGGCTTCTCGACTGGAACGGAACTTTTTGACTGGAATTGATTTTAGGTGAAAACTACTCAGTCTAAACTCGCCAAAGAGTATTACACCTATGCGTCAGCACCACGTGTGACCTCCAAGTTGTCCACATCCATACACACTACGTCAACGGCAGGCACGGCGCCACACAACATCTGCATAGGCTTTCATGTCGCCAATTACTACTATGTAGGAGTAGTAGTAATAAGTATAACTTATATGAGGAAAAAGGATGAACCAATAGCACAAATCTATTTGCTTTTAGATCATGACATGGTTGGGCATGATGACTGGTTTATGAAGGAAGATAAATCTTTTCCTCTCTAGACAgcagaaaaaaattgattttggatGCATTTTTTTGTGGGGTACTTAATTCGGTCAAATAGCATTTCCATTAGCTTGATTAATTTAGCGGGGCATCTGATACATACGACCGACATGGAGAATTATAATTTGGAGAAAAGCTTCTAAGCAACAAAGTCATAGAGATTGTGAATAACGTTACTCATTTACCTTTGATTTAAATGTCCGGGGCGCCAACTCAGCCCACAGTTATGAAACCGCACAAAGGCAATTATATGTGCATGCTATGCGCATGAACGCATCATACAACCCACAGGATTTTGATGTGGTAAGCATCTAGGCATCTAATAATTGTTGATCAAATGCAAACGGTTGAAGTTTTCTTTCTGGAGAATTAATAAACCCTAGTTTTTCCTGGTGATGGATGCATGCTAAATAGTGACATTGCTGACTATCATGGTAAACCGATGTATCCACGTTAATTTCTTCTCCCCCTCTTTTGATTATTGAACCCAACTTTTGAAAGAGCATTGATatggttaccaaaaaaaaaaaggaaaaaaatattgaCATACAACCACCACAAAATTCCCAATCAAGGGCAACTATATATATGGGTTTTCAAATCAACAATATATCCACCGTTGGAATAAGTAACATGAAAGGCTCCAGAATGAAAGTAAACATTCTCAATATTCTCGGTCATAGATTCTTCATCTTTGATCAgcgaaaattgaaaaaaaattacatgactTACATCATTGGCAACACCATGCAGCATACTCATACATGCAATGTCTTCAAGTTTTGAGGATGTAAGGGATGAGTTCGGATCGTATCTTTCGTGCAAATGGATCATTATTCTTTTTCTGCAGTATCAACTGTTTGTTTGCATCttacatatatttcaaaatattttatttttttttatatctatataaattttaaaatagatatTATACAATCTAATAATTGACGTCATTGAGCAACAGAATCATATTTTTAAACGGAAGATCCAATCGGAGTCATAAGGGATGTCGGATTGTTCTTAAGAATTTAATAGCACTGTATTTTAATGTTGACCCTAACCCAATCGGTGGTCCTCAAAACTATGGAGGACACAAAACCATATGGAATTGGTCCCACCATTCTGTACATATATACTACgacattaataaataataaatcgtTGGGGTGTGCGGGTGTGTGGGGGTGTGGTGGAGAGCAACTTCCTCCGCCttctgagaaaaaaataaaaaatcgggGTGAGATGTGGTGCCCGGGAAACGGATAGGGGTTGTATCTTTCACTTCCTTCGTACGAATCCACCGCGATTGGATCACCGACCACCCACTAAAGAAATCTTCCAAACTCCGTCATTTATCTCAAAGGGATCAGTggatgatccaacggtggattcgcaCAAACGAAGGTGAGACCTTCTTTCGTGCGAAAGGTACAACCCTCGTCCATCGGAAACATGGGCTTCTGTGGAAATTTTTCATTTTGGCCCCTTAATTCGAAACGAACCATAATTCCCTCGTTTCGTGAGGGGTGAACAATAATAGTTACATTTTCCTTAATATAATACTCAAAATAAAACAGTGAAATATGTATTCCTACGAAATAATAACGCGGTCCATGCTCAAAACCATAAGTGCAAGTGGAATTTGACCCAAGTGGGATACTGCTATTTGGCATCAAGTTGCTGAATTCAAACATGACAGTATCCAATCCTAATTTTACAAGGACTCACAAGTATATTGAACCTGATTCTGAATATTTTCATTGAGCAAATATATATTTCTATTGTGCTAGGCTTTCCTCATTGAAGGTCTAATAGAACCCAGCATAATGAAATGGTGCTGTGTAATTATCATGACTTCAAGTCCCTGTTGTCAAAGGGTGTTTCAGATTATATACTTTATTTTTCAAAGCTAAATTAAATAGTTCATGGCTCTAATCCTTTAATTTTGGAAtgagaaaaattaaataaataaaatcctaGAGATGACATTCCTGATCTTTATTTAGTTCGGACCTAATTTCCTGAATTGCTTCTCTTTTGTAAATTGGTCAAGGTGCAAAAGAGCAGATAGAGACCGTGTCCCAGGATCTATCTTCCTCGATACGAACCTACTATTGGATTGTGCAATGATCGCTTCAAGACCTGTGCAAGCAAATGAATGGAGAAATTTGGAATACTTTGAGACTTTTATAGAGCATGGTCCAATTGTCAATATCATAACAATAGATGGATCGTTCTTTTGCATGGAAGATATAACCTGAATGCTAAAGAAGCAATGCCACATGGCTAGTCTCCTTAATTTGGTTGGTTTAGCAGGCCCTATAACTATAAAACCACCTCATCAGGAGAAAAATCGTCACGCCTCTCTAGAAGGGTGACAAAAAACCAAAGGTTGAAGAAGAGCTTTGCTTCGGCACACAGGATTAAAGAGCATTCTTCCAGATGATTCCAGATGGCAACAAAGACAGCATTCATAGACCACCGTATGAAAACATTGCTAGGTGATCTATTTGCAGTTGAGCCCTACCCCACCAATAATACAAGAACTTTAGTAATGGTATCACTTTTCTTCTACCTAACACTCTGCACTATCCTCTTCCATTTGAATACTTCAAGTAATGCATGATAAATAAATGCACATAAAACTCGGATATATGATATTAAAACATTGAGCTTATCCAAAGAGCCCCTACTCGAATTTACCTCCCCATTTTCTTCCCAACAAATGAGGGCAAACCGATCCTCCAATAAGCTGTGGATTCCAAATTAAGCCTCACGTAGCCCCGAAAAcgaccccatccttatcctcaaGTTTGAAAAATTGGTTCTATTTAGCTTACGTGACTGGCACTCCTAATTCTCTTCCTTCTAAGACTGTGTTTGGCAAACCAGAATCTTAATAGCGTTCTTCGATCTCAACATAAGATGTTGACGGGCTCCCAATACGACAAAATTCTCCATGCGTCTTAATAACTTGATGTCGAAAAGGAGGTATAACCAACCCCGTTACGAGGGATAAAGCCGTGTGGGGAAGTGCTTGAGGCGTTTATAGTCAAACTCAATGGAGAAAAAAAGACAATAATGTTTAGCTTAAAATTTATTTAGCTAAGAAAGCAGTGCTAATGGATGCTTCATGTTTAGCTTTACACAACAATATTAGTTTGATTTGTACGTGCTGCCGCACAACCCCGGGTTGGTGTGGCTTAGATCAGTCTCTTACCAAACTGAGGTCTGGTGATGGATTGGAGCGTCTTCATCTAgagttcctaaaaaaaaaaaattcacactcGTCGTAGATTTTTCGATGCAGGATCTTCCGATGTTTAAATTAGCCAAAGCCTGAAAATAATAGAAAATGAGAAAGATGATGAGAGTGAGGGcactttttctctaagaaaaaggcttatcttaaggCCCCCTCTCTCCTTTTATATAGAACAAGAGAAGTCAATCGTTACTGCAaagtttgataaaaaaaattgagaatctACACCTACTTAACTATATATCGTGGGCATTTATTATGCACATTAAATGCATGTGCACATCATGGTGTCAATTATGCACATCATCTATAAGCATTACGTGCAATAATTCAGCCCACATGCCTTAGTTGAAGGAAATTTGTTCCaagattttttgagattttgtagGATTGAGCTATCAATCAAGCAAATTGGTCGTTAGTGAGATGCTGAGGTGGGGTCTCGGTCAAATCTAAGATAATTCGAATGTATTTAGAATCTTCTATTTTAAGATCGGTCAGTATTCGAGCTCCAGGTCGGTCTACCCCCCATGTCAGCATGTAGGCTTGATTGAAGAACTATTTAGTCATTTAGAATCCTCCATGCAAGGGCCCTATAAAAAAGGTCTCTGATATCAATAGAAACTTCTTGGTTCTGGCAACTCCTCCCATTCTTCCTTAATAACATAATCCCAATGTTAAGCTTTTTGGCTGTTTGCGTAATGGGCATATAGAAGTAGTGAGACACCTCCTTGTTCAAAGGCTGAGTTAGGCTAGGTGAGAAAATGGTTCTCCCCCAACGGTATGATTAGTCATAGACTAGTAGGTTGTCCATCTCACTACAATAATGTAAAACAAACCTTGTTATGTTTCAGCGATTGCACCCCATTTTGTTTTCAAATCTTAGGTATTTTCCAATTATTTAAACAGATGATTCTGATTAATAGCACTTGTTGTAGTCGCCAATGTTACAGTTAAGGGCTCGTAGTTCGGCACATGAGAAATTGTTCGCTCTGGCCCATGGGCCTTACGGTTTTATCTCTTTAAAAGACCTCTTACGTGGGAAAGATGATTCCCTCCTTATAAGCTAGAGTCTTCCTTGACTTACAACTAATATGGGATTAATAAAGTCCTTCCCTCTATACCACAACAACGCTCCTA
Coding sequences within it:
- the LOC105047782 gene encoding protein S40-2-like, giving the protein MEEFQETDILWPDGEHDDDTVSEKQPSTREQHRRKQSAPVVIPMAGVGASRSWAPRCNYRDSYHNSEDVDDDDDDDFGSGSGGERTPPHIIVARRTSTEKMAFSVCVGKGRTLKGRDLYQVRNAILRMTGFLER